A region from the Chrysoperla carnea chromosome 4, inChrCarn1.1, whole genome shotgun sequence genome encodes:
- the LOC123299144 gene encoding nucleoporin Nup37, which produces MNSNVFIFGTKEILPTVKPNYTIQLKDEIYAIQWSPFDWSQDLICIAYTNTVCVAHCELNHDTDSLEFKTIHEFHHNTRVHCLAWSPATVLNVIPKCVSFCAGGSDFKLHVFESDLAENHNCKILSGHCDYINEISYEPDNRWLASVSDDHTCRLWSVEDDYNCDVVFQLTSPGISVGWHSEDTGKLLVAERIGIVRLYNAISQLPILSLEANDTLSSAHWCPTDSQKVTGFTGEKLLIWDLTKPSRLIESNSLHSEKAGLIRFNSSGELVATLSLVGGVLKVSHVLSKVVLLSANIKLPTGLTWHQRLPIVTVADDTKLCCWKLIAK; this is translated from the exons atgaattcaaacgtttttatttttggtaccAAAGAAATTTTACCAACAGTTAAACCAAATTATACGATACaattaaaagatgaaatttatgCGATACAATGGTCACCTTTTGATTGGTCTCAAGATTTAATTTGTATCGCATATACGAATACTGTTTGTGTAGCACATTGTGaattaaat CATGACACAGACTCACTAGAATTTAAGACAATACATGAATTCCATCATAATACGAGAGTTCATTGCTTAGCCTGGTCACCGGCAACCGTTTTAAACGTTATACCGAAATGTGTTTCATTTTGTGCTGGAGGTAGTGACTTTAAATTACATGTATTTGAAAGTGATTTAGCTGAAAATCATAATTGTAAG atattatcCGGACATTGCGATTATATTAACGAAATCAGTTATGAACCGGATAATCGTTGGTTGGCATCTGTAAGTGATGACCACACATGTCGACTTTGGAGTGTCGAAGATGATTATAACTGTGATGTAGTATTTCAATTAACATCACCAGGAATAAGTGTTGGATGGCATTCAGAAGATACGGGAAAGTTATTAGTTGCAGAGCGTATAGGCATAGTTCGATTATATAATGCGATTTCTCAATTACCGATTTTATCGTTAGAAGCAAACGATACACTCAGTTCAGCACATTGGTGTCCAACGGACTCTCAAAAAGTTACAG gaTTTACAGGTGAAAAATTGTTGATATGGGATTTAACTAAACCAAGTCGATTAATTGAGAGTAATTCATTACATTCAGAGAAAGCAGGTTTAATACGCTTCAATTCATCTGGTGAATTAGTAGCGACATTAAGTTTAGTTGGTGGTGTTTTAAAAGTATCTCATGTATTATCTaaagttgttttattatcaGCGAATATAAAACTTCCTACAGGACTCACTTGGCATCAAAGATTACCTATTGTTACTGTAGCCGATGACACAAAACTTTGTTGCTGGAAATTAatagctaaataa